In the genome of Aspergillus luchuensis IFO 4308 DNA, chromosome 2, nearly complete sequence, one region contains:
- a CDS encoding RAMP4 family protein (COG:S;~EggNog:ENOG410PTK3;~InterPro:IPR010580;~PFAM:PF06624;~TransMembrane:1 (i42-63o);~go_component: GO:0005783 - endoplasmic reticulum [Evidence IEA]) produces MAQTPQQRKANERFAKQESAKRGKGKTVVKSKQTPRSPVSTVWVAILAFVVCGGIFLEVLGIVPKLWSTVVASVSRLIL; encoded by the exons ATG GCTCAAACTCCCCAGCAAAGGAAGGCCAACGAAAGGTTCGCGAAGCAGGAATCTGCAAAGCGTGGTAAAGGCAAGACAGTTGTCAAGTCAAAGCAGACTCCAAGGTCGCCTGTGTCCACTGTGTGGGTGG CCATTCTCGCGTTCGTTGTCTGTGGAGGAATCTTCCTTGAAGTTCTAGGGATCGTACCGAAGCTTTGGTCCACCGTGGTCGCAAGCGTCAGCCGCTTAATACTTTGA